A stretch of the Zeugodacus cucurbitae isolate PBARC_wt_2022May chromosome 6, idZeuCucr1.2, whole genome shotgun sequence genome encodes the following:
- the LOC105217359 gene encoding uncharacterized protein LOC105217359 isoform X2 codes for MAEQVESSSVAASTVDTSSLPPREKPRNMNKLCRQVSIESPGPVVKNCVFNFFVPIEDTPPQGARIKIVYAGACFRRRDRSASITSMSSVSSDLSDYCPTLPAQSSPAHQMRENPAHQGIREGSIYAGYEVAGVIESLGSEITDANNYGLRIGQRVVVYPFDEAPAGYAELMVVPDLKYIVPIPDNLPLSVAALLPTGALLAMNAVFKAYEVVTELSKKRPAEEANKKFKILIVGTGGLALWAVRIATHHFASTGANNYVDVTVASLRDEGFRLATEIENVSVVQWNECLYEPQLIERTKDVCGGPVDVVIDFGTTSRSLHRSMHCLTKGGVVLMSEDVAEKLMPKFSRLSIEYQQEIIPISNGTVEQLHELVQLVATKTIEPIPHSVFPCEQATEVVQKLCTSEIPGRAILKFHDIE; via the exons TGAGTCCAGCTCTGTAGCCGCATCGACCGTAGATACCTCGTCGCTACCACCCAGAGAGAAGCCACGCAATATGAACAAACTCTGTCGTCAAGTGTCAATTGAGTCACCCGGACCGGTGGTGAAGAATTGTGTCTTCAACTTTTTTGTACCGATCGAAGATACACCACCACAGGGTGCACGCATTAAGATCGTTTATGCCGGTGCGTGCTTTCGCAGACGCGATCGTTCCGCTTCAATTACCAGCATGTCATCGGTATCGTCAGATTTGAGTGATTATTGTCCGACGTTGCCCGCCCAGTCGTCACCTGCACATCAGATGCGTGAAAATCCCGCACATCAAGGCATACGTGAGGGTTCCATTTATGCCGGTTACGAAGTAGCTGGTGTTATTGAGTCGCTCGGCTCCGAAATCACAGATGCCAACAACTATGGCCTACGCATCGGTCAACGTGTGGTCGTCTATCCATTCGATGAGGCACCAGCCGGTTATGCCGAATTAATGGTTGTACCCGATCTCAAATATATAGTACCGATTCCAGATAATTTACCACTGAGTGTTGCTGCACTTTTGCCGACTGGTGCTTTGCTAGCCATGAATGCCGTCTTCAAGGCATACGAAGTGGTAACAGAGTTGTCGAAGAAGCGTCCCGCCGAGGAGGCGAATAAGAAATTTAAGATACTCATTGTCGGCACTGGCGGTTTGGCGTTGTGGGCTGTACGCATAGCAACACATCACTTCGCCTCGACTGGCGCTAACAATTATGTAGACGTTACTGTGGCCAGTCTGCGCGATGAGGGCTTCCGCTTGGCCACAGAGATTGAAAA TGTCAGCGTTGTACAGTGGAATGAGTGTCTCTATGAACCACAGCTGATTGAGCGCACCAAGGATGTGTGCGGTGGCCCAGTGGATGTTGTCATCGATTTCGGTACCACCTCCCGTAGTCTGCATCGTTCAATGCACTGCCTAACTAAG GGTGGCGTTGTGCTTATGAGCGAGGATGTCGCTGAGAAATTGATGCCCAAATTTTCACGTTTGTCAATTGAATATCAGCAAGAGATTATTCCCATATCAAACGGTACAGTGGAACAACTGCACGAGCTAGTACAGTTAGTTGCTACCAAAACG ATCGAACCCATACCACATTCGGTGTTTCCCTGCGAACAAGCAACAGAGGTCGTGCAGAAATTATGCACCTCAGAGATACCCGGTCGTGCCATACTGAAATTTCACGATATCGAATAA
- the LOC105217363 gene encoding uncharacterized protein LOC105217363 isoform X3 has product MSNANILAELKPCGYILATRQYKYFALKCIHCDKKYGHWDAFLQHLKQQHNDIEDEAHWLYECTEETLSPAREHSEENSLEYLAETLVAKEKEEPNSVFILDDKSDAIDVEDNLLNKNEIEANVFAEDTEDVVLSNRESSPTPTCCSSNDTLEDPHDQLSNNSVTVEELKILKISINLKIDSEVTALLITIYRNFPTLWLLDKNSTNTNKVKFREMLKSLTAHNIHISMDDLEESLTQLHLQYCDISSRLEEGIEISDIEEKYYEMCSFLKPYNKPHFVVNAEESDESESVHEENDKFIDDNDFNEGSPSGYGTSDGEAFQSKLIETQTLVRFSTRNKITSDFIQCLHEQHCLWNSQDPAYNDPKERLQAINKLKDYFYANYSIPLTEAKITTEIRRLYSFYKRCVVTRNTLNVNRKYYFERCAFLADSELDEMLAKRSYTHRKISFTTIDDFTLGFIDFCAMHPVLWNKNDPNYSVLNVRRQAYDEIAKNLQQIYNVELNNEEIYYAISRLKHHYYMLQRKQLLNGTLNNLEQEFLERCNFLPTSNNNLQCLICERILRSYTTLQTHLLKEHNIGELPHKCEYCEQRFERRALKVEHEVRAHTKKYEWFCSFCAKGFATRRDMEMHKLVHTGEHRSVCEHCGKGFRLKHQMTEHVKIMHERLKRFKCTMCPKDFFRKRQLDDHIRSHLNIRDKICDICGKGFTNIHGLLRHKQLHSDVKKYECNMCGKRFHRISGLSSHRKLKHHTTKQQQEHFSNIIISDEEEDDDGDANESSL; this is encoded by the exons ATGAGTAATGCTAATATATTAGCAGAGCTTAAACCGTGTGGATATATTTTGGCCACCAGACAGTACAAGTACTTTGCATTAAAATGTATTCATTGTGATAAAAAATATGGGCATTGGGATGCGTTTTTGCaacatttaaaacaacaacataatgaTATCGAAGATGAGGCACACTGGCTTTACGAATGCACAGAAGAAACGCTGTCACCAGCACGAGAACATAGTGAGGAAAACTCTTTAGAATATCTGGCCGAAACCCTAGTAGCCAAAGAAAAGGAAGAACCCAATAGCGTTTTTATATTGGATGATAAAAGTGATGCTATTGACGTTGAAGATAATTtgctaaataaaaatgaaatagagGCAAATGTCTTCGCAGAGGATACAGAAGATGTTGTGCTCTCCAATAGAGAAAGCAGCCCAACTCCAACATGTTGCTCTTCAAATGACACGCTAGAAGATCCACACGATCAATTGAGTAATAACAGTGTTACAGTCGAggaactcaaaattttaaag atttcaattaatttaaaaattgactCTGAAGTCACGGCACTGCTCATCacaatatatagaaattttccAACATTATGGCTTTTGGATAAAAACTCAACCAATaccaataaagtaaaatttcggGAAATGTTGAAATCACTTACAGcgcacaatatacatatatctatggaTGACTTAGAGGAATCGCTCACACAATTGCATCTGCAATATTGTGATATATCGAGCAGGTTAGAAGAAGGCATAGAAATCTCAGATATTGAAGAGAAATATTACGAAATGTGTTCATTTCTGAAACCGTATAATAAACCACATTTCGTGGTAAatgcagaagaaagtgatgagtctGAAAGCGTGCATGAAGAAAATGATAAG TTTATAGATGATAATGATTTCAACGAAGGCTCACCAAGTGGATATGGCACTTCAGATGGCGAGGCATTTCAAAGTAAATTGATTGAAACA caAACACTTGTCCGCTTTTCGACGCGTAATAAAATTACCTCAGATTTTATACAATGCCTCCATGAACAGCACTGCCTATGGAACTCACAAGATCCAGCCTATAATGATCCAAAAGAGCGTTTACAAGCAATTAATAAGTTGAAAGATTATTTTTACGCTAACTACAGCATACCGCTTACGGAGGCAAAAATTACAACGGAAATAAGACGTTTGTACAGCTTTTATAAGAGATGTGTGGTTACGCGTAACACCTTGAATGTCAATCGTAAATATTACTTTGAGCGTTGCGCATTTCTCGCAGATTCAGAATTGGATGAAATGCTCGCAAAACGTAGTTACACGCATCGT AAAATCTCATTTACAACAATCGATGATTTTACGCttggcttcattgacttttgcgCCATGCATCCGGTGCTGTGGAACAAAAACGATCCCAACTACTCCGTTTTGAATGTACGTCGCCAGGCGTACGACGAAATTGCAaagaatttacaacaaatatacaatgTTGAATTGAATAATGAAGAGATATATTACGCGATTTCACGCCTCAAGCATCACTACTATATGTTGCAACGTAAGCAGCTACTAAACGGTACCCTAAACAATCTGGAGCAGGAGTTCTTGGAGCGCTGTAACTTCTTACCAACATCAAATAACAATTTGCAATGTTTAATTTGTGAACGCATATTGCGCAGTTATACCACCTTACAAACACATCTCTTGAAAGAGCATAATATTGGTGAACTGCCACATAAATGTGAATATTGTGAACAACGTTTTGAACGCCGAGCTTTGAAAGTGGAGCATGAAGTGCGTGCGCATACCAAAAAATACGAATGGTTTTGCTCATTTTGTGCCAAAGGCTTTGCGACGCGTCGAGACATGGAAATGCACAAATTGGTGCATACCGGTGAGCATCGTAGTGTTTGTGAACATTGCGGCAAGGGTTTTCGCCTTAAACATCAAATGACCGAGCATGTGAAGATCATGCACGAACGTTTGAAACGCTTCAAGTGCACCATGTGCCCGAAGGACTTCTTTCGTAAACGTCAACTGGACGATCATATACGTTCACATTTGAATATACGTGataaaatttgtgatatttGCGGCAAAGGTTTCACCAATATACATGGACTTTTACGCCACAAGCAATTGCATTCGGATGTAAAGAAATATGAGTGTAATATGTGCGGCAAGCGTTTTCATCGTATATCGGGTTTGAGTTCACATAGAAAACTAAAGCATCATActactaaacaacaacaagagcattTTTCGAATATTATAATAAGCGACGAAGAAGAGGATGATGACGGCGATGCTAACG aaAGTTCACTTTGA
- the LOC105217359 gene encoding uncharacterized protein LOC105217359 isoform X1, which produces MPVDICSRPTFTLEPESSSVAASTVDTSSLPPREKPRNMNKLCRQVSIESPGPVVKNCVFNFFVPIEDTPPQGARIKIVYAGACFRRRDRSASITSMSSVSSDLSDYCPTLPAQSSPAHQMRENPAHQGIREGSIYAGYEVAGVIESLGSEITDANNYGLRIGQRVVVYPFDEAPAGYAELMVVPDLKYIVPIPDNLPLSVAALLPTGALLAMNAVFKAYEVVTELSKKRPAEEANKKFKILIVGTGGLALWAVRIATHHFASTGANNYVDVTVASLRDEGFRLATEIENVSVVQWNECLYEPQLIERTKDVCGGPVDVVIDFGTTSRSLHRSMHCLTKGGVVLMSEDVAEKLMPKFSRLSIEYQQEIIPISNGTVEQLHELVQLVATKTIEPIPHSVFPCEQATEVVQKLCTSEIPGRAILKFHDIE; this is translated from the exons TGAGTCCAGCTCTGTAGCCGCATCGACCGTAGATACCTCGTCGCTACCACCCAGAGAGAAGCCACGCAATATGAACAAACTCTGTCGTCAAGTGTCAATTGAGTCACCCGGACCGGTGGTGAAGAATTGTGTCTTCAACTTTTTTGTACCGATCGAAGATACACCACCACAGGGTGCACGCATTAAGATCGTTTATGCCGGTGCGTGCTTTCGCAGACGCGATCGTTCCGCTTCAATTACCAGCATGTCATCGGTATCGTCAGATTTGAGTGATTATTGTCCGACGTTGCCCGCCCAGTCGTCACCTGCACATCAGATGCGTGAAAATCCCGCACATCAAGGCATACGTGAGGGTTCCATTTATGCCGGTTACGAAGTAGCTGGTGTTATTGAGTCGCTCGGCTCCGAAATCACAGATGCCAACAACTATGGCCTACGCATCGGTCAACGTGTGGTCGTCTATCCATTCGATGAGGCACCAGCCGGTTATGCCGAATTAATGGTTGTACCCGATCTCAAATATATAGTACCGATTCCAGATAATTTACCACTGAGTGTTGCTGCACTTTTGCCGACTGGTGCTTTGCTAGCCATGAATGCCGTCTTCAAGGCATACGAAGTGGTAACAGAGTTGTCGAAGAAGCGTCCCGCCGAGGAGGCGAATAAGAAATTTAAGATACTCATTGTCGGCACTGGCGGTTTGGCGTTGTGGGCTGTACGCATAGCAACACATCACTTCGCCTCGACTGGCGCTAACAATTATGTAGACGTTACTGTGGCCAGTCTGCGCGATGAGGGCTTCCGCTTGGCCACAGAGATTGAAAA TGTCAGCGTTGTACAGTGGAATGAGTGTCTCTATGAACCACAGCTGATTGAGCGCACCAAGGATGTGTGCGGTGGCCCAGTGGATGTTGTCATCGATTTCGGTACCACCTCCCGTAGTCTGCATCGTTCAATGCACTGCCTAACTAAG GGTGGCGTTGTGCTTATGAGCGAGGATGTCGCTGAGAAATTGATGCCCAAATTTTCACGTTTGTCAATTGAATATCAGCAAGAGATTATTCCCATATCAAACGGTACAGTGGAACAACTGCACGAGCTAGTACAGTTAGTTGCTACCAAAACG ATCGAACCCATACCACATTCGGTGTTTCCCTGCGAACAAGCAACAGAGGTCGTGCAGAAATTATGCACCTCAGAGATACCCGGTCGTGCCATACTGAAATTTCACGATATCGAATAA
- the LOC105217363 gene encoding uncharacterized protein LOC105217363 isoform X1, with amino-acid sequence MSNANILAELKPCGYILATRQYKYFALKCIHCDKKYGHWDAFLQHLKQQHNDIEDEAHWLYECTEETLSPAREHSEENSLEYLAETLVAKEKEEPNSVFILDDKSDAIDVEDNLLNKNEIEANVFAEDTEDVVLSNRESSPTPTCCSSNDTLEDPHDQLSNNSVTVEELKILKISINLKIDSEVTALLITIYRNFPTLWLLDKNSTNTNKVKFREMLKSLTAHNIHISMDDLEESLTQLHLQYCDISSRLEEGIEISDIEEKYYEMCSFLKPYNKPHFVVNAEESDESESVHEENDKFIDDNDFNEGSPSGYGTSDGEAFQSKLIETQTLVRFSTRNKITSDFIQCLHEQHCLWNSQDPAYNDPKERLQAINKLKDYFYANYSIPLTEAKITTEIRRLYSFYKRCVVTRNTLNVNRKYYFERCAFLADSELDEMLAKRSYTHRKISFTTIDDFTLGFIDFCAMHPVLWNKNDPNYSVLNVRRQAYDEIAKNLQQIYNVELNNEEIYYAISRLKHHYYMLQRKQLLNGTLNNLEQEFLERCNFLPTSNNNLQCLICERILRSYTTLQTHLLKEHNIGELPHKCEYCEQRFERRALKVEHEVRAHTKKYEWFCSFCAKGFATRRDMEMHKLVHTGEHRSVCEHCGKGFRLKHQMTEHVKIMHERLKRFKCTMCPKDFFRKRQLDDHIRSHLNIRDKICDICGKGFTNIHGLLRHKQLHSDVKKYECNMCGKRFHRISGLSSHRKLKHHTTKQQQEHFSNIIISDEEEDDDGDANASANHIFIEINHASNNS; translated from the exons ATGAGTAATGCTAATATATTAGCAGAGCTTAAACCGTGTGGATATATTTTGGCCACCAGACAGTACAAGTACTTTGCATTAAAATGTATTCATTGTGATAAAAAATATGGGCATTGGGATGCGTTTTTGCaacatttaaaacaacaacataatgaTATCGAAGATGAGGCACACTGGCTTTACGAATGCACAGAAGAAACGCTGTCACCAGCACGAGAACATAGTGAGGAAAACTCTTTAGAATATCTGGCCGAAACCCTAGTAGCCAAAGAAAAGGAAGAACCCAATAGCGTTTTTATATTGGATGATAAAAGTGATGCTATTGACGTTGAAGATAATTtgctaaataaaaatgaaatagagGCAAATGTCTTCGCAGAGGATACAGAAGATGTTGTGCTCTCCAATAGAGAAAGCAGCCCAACTCCAACATGTTGCTCTTCAAATGACACGCTAGAAGATCCACACGATCAATTGAGTAATAACAGTGTTACAGTCGAggaactcaaaattttaaag atttcaattaatttaaaaattgactCTGAAGTCACGGCACTGCTCATCacaatatatagaaattttccAACATTATGGCTTTTGGATAAAAACTCAACCAATaccaataaagtaaaatttcggGAAATGTTGAAATCACTTACAGcgcacaatatacatatatctatggaTGACTTAGAGGAATCGCTCACACAATTGCATCTGCAATATTGTGATATATCGAGCAGGTTAGAAGAAGGCATAGAAATCTCAGATATTGAAGAGAAATATTACGAAATGTGTTCATTTCTGAAACCGTATAATAAACCACATTTCGTGGTAAatgcagaagaaagtgatgagtctGAAAGCGTGCATGAAGAAAATGATAAG TTTATAGATGATAATGATTTCAACGAAGGCTCACCAAGTGGATATGGCACTTCAGATGGCGAGGCATTTCAAAGTAAATTGATTGAAACA caAACACTTGTCCGCTTTTCGACGCGTAATAAAATTACCTCAGATTTTATACAATGCCTCCATGAACAGCACTGCCTATGGAACTCACAAGATCCAGCCTATAATGATCCAAAAGAGCGTTTACAAGCAATTAATAAGTTGAAAGATTATTTTTACGCTAACTACAGCATACCGCTTACGGAGGCAAAAATTACAACGGAAATAAGACGTTTGTACAGCTTTTATAAGAGATGTGTGGTTACGCGTAACACCTTGAATGTCAATCGTAAATATTACTTTGAGCGTTGCGCATTTCTCGCAGATTCAGAATTGGATGAAATGCTCGCAAAACGTAGTTACACGCATCGT AAAATCTCATTTACAACAATCGATGATTTTACGCttggcttcattgacttttgcgCCATGCATCCGGTGCTGTGGAACAAAAACGATCCCAACTACTCCGTTTTGAATGTACGTCGCCAGGCGTACGACGAAATTGCAaagaatttacaacaaatatacaatgTTGAATTGAATAATGAAGAGATATATTACGCGATTTCACGCCTCAAGCATCACTACTATATGTTGCAACGTAAGCAGCTACTAAACGGTACCCTAAACAATCTGGAGCAGGAGTTCTTGGAGCGCTGTAACTTCTTACCAACATCAAATAACAATTTGCAATGTTTAATTTGTGAACGCATATTGCGCAGTTATACCACCTTACAAACACATCTCTTGAAAGAGCATAATATTGGTGAACTGCCACATAAATGTGAATATTGTGAACAACGTTTTGAACGCCGAGCTTTGAAAGTGGAGCATGAAGTGCGTGCGCATACCAAAAAATACGAATGGTTTTGCTCATTTTGTGCCAAAGGCTTTGCGACGCGTCGAGACATGGAAATGCACAAATTGGTGCATACCGGTGAGCATCGTAGTGTTTGTGAACATTGCGGCAAGGGTTTTCGCCTTAAACATCAAATGACCGAGCATGTGAAGATCATGCACGAACGTTTGAAACGCTTCAAGTGCACCATGTGCCCGAAGGACTTCTTTCGTAAACGTCAACTGGACGATCATATACGTTCACATTTGAATATACGTGataaaatttgtgatatttGCGGCAAAGGTTTCACCAATATACATGGACTTTTACGCCACAAGCAATTGCATTCGGATGTAAAGAAATATGAGTGTAATATGTGCGGCAAGCGTTTTCATCGTATATCGGGTTTGAGTTCACATAGAAAACTAAAGCATCATActactaaacaacaacaagagcattTTTCGAATATTATAATAAGCGACGAAGAAGAGGATGATGACGGCGATGCTAACG
- the LOC105217359 gene encoding uncharacterized protein LOC105217359 isoform X3 yields the protein MNKLCRQVSIESPGPVVKNCVFNFFVPIEDTPPQGARIKIVYAGACFRRRDRSASITSMSSVSSDLSDYCPTLPAQSSPAHQMRENPAHQGIREGSIYAGYEVAGVIESLGSEITDANNYGLRIGQRVVVYPFDEAPAGYAELMVVPDLKYIVPIPDNLPLSVAALLPTGALLAMNAVFKAYEVVTELSKKRPAEEANKKFKILIVGTGGLALWAVRIATHHFASTGANNYVDVTVASLRDEGFRLATEIENVSVVQWNECLYEPQLIERTKDVCGGPVDVVIDFGTTSRSLHRSMHCLTKGGVVLMSEDVAEKLMPKFSRLSIEYQQEIIPISNGTVEQLHELVQLVATKTIEPIPHSVFPCEQATEVVQKLCTSEIPGRAILKFHDIE from the exons ATGAACAAACTCTGTCGTCAAGTGTCAATTGAGTCACCCGGACCGGTGGTGAAGAATTGTGTCTTCAACTTTTTTGTACCGATCGAAGATACACCACCACAGGGTGCACGCATTAAGATCGTTTATGCCGGTGCGTGCTTTCGCAGACGCGATCGTTCCGCTTCAATTACCAGCATGTCATCGGTATCGTCAGATTTGAGTGATTATTGTCCGACGTTGCCCGCCCAGTCGTCACCTGCACATCAGATGCGTGAAAATCCCGCACATCAAGGCATACGTGAGGGTTCCATTTATGCCGGTTACGAAGTAGCTGGTGTTATTGAGTCGCTCGGCTCCGAAATCACAGATGCCAACAACTATGGCCTACGCATCGGTCAACGTGTGGTCGTCTATCCATTCGATGAGGCACCAGCCGGTTATGCCGAATTAATGGTTGTACCCGATCTCAAATATATAGTACCGATTCCAGATAATTTACCACTGAGTGTTGCTGCACTTTTGCCGACTGGTGCTTTGCTAGCCATGAATGCCGTCTTCAAGGCATACGAAGTGGTAACAGAGTTGTCGAAGAAGCGTCCCGCCGAGGAGGCGAATAAGAAATTTAAGATACTCATTGTCGGCACTGGCGGTTTGGCGTTGTGGGCTGTACGCATAGCAACACATCACTTCGCCTCGACTGGCGCTAACAATTATGTAGACGTTACTGTGGCCAGTCTGCGCGATGAGGGCTTCCGCTTGGCCACAGAGATTGAAAA TGTCAGCGTTGTACAGTGGAATGAGTGTCTCTATGAACCACAGCTGATTGAGCGCACCAAGGATGTGTGCGGTGGCCCAGTGGATGTTGTCATCGATTTCGGTACCACCTCCCGTAGTCTGCATCGTTCAATGCACTGCCTAACTAAG GGTGGCGTTGTGCTTATGAGCGAGGATGTCGCTGAGAAATTGATGCCCAAATTTTCACGTTTGTCAATTGAATATCAGCAAGAGATTATTCCCATATCAAACGGTACAGTGGAACAACTGCACGAGCTAGTACAGTTAGTTGCTACCAAAACG ATCGAACCCATACCACATTCGGTGTTTCCCTGCGAACAAGCAACAGAGGTCGTGCAGAAATTATGCACCTCAGAGATACCCGGTCGTGCCATACTGAAATTTCACGATATCGAATAA
- the LOC105217363 gene encoding uncharacterized protein LOC105217363 isoform X2: MSNANILAELKPCGYILATRQYKYFALKCIHCDKKYGHWDAFLQHLKQQHNDIEDEAHWLYECTEETLSPAREHSEENSLEYLAETLVAKEKEEPNSVFILDDKSDAIDVEDNLLNKNEIEANVFAEDTEDVVLSNRESSPTPTCCSSNDTLEDPHDQLSNNSVTVEELKILKISINLKIDSEVTALLITIYRNFPTLWLLDKNSTNTNKVKFREMLKSLTAHNIHISMDDLEESLTQLHLQYCDISSRLEEGIEISDIEEKYYEMCSFLKPYNKPHFVVNAEESDESESVHEENDKFIDDNDFNEGSPSGYGTSDGEAFQSKLIETQTLVRFSTRNKITSDFIQCLHEQHCLWNSQDPAYNDPKERLQAINKLKDYFYANYSIPLTEAKITTEIRRLYSFYKRCVVTRNTLNVNRKYYFERCAFLADSELDEMLAKRSYTHRKISFTTIDDFTLGFIDFCAMHPVLWNKNDPNYSVLNVRRQAYDEIAKNLQQIYNVELNNEEIYYAISRLKHHYYMLQRKQLLNGTLNNLEQEFLERCNFLPTSNNNLQCLICERILRSYTTLQTHLLKEHNIGELPHKCEYCEQRFERRALKVEHEVRAHTKKYEWFCSFCAKGFATRRDMEMHKLVHTGEHRSVCEHCGKGFRLKHQMTEHVKIMHERLKRFKCTMCPKDFFRKRQLDDHIRSHLNIRDKICDICGKGFTNIHGLLRHKQLHSDVKKYECNMCGKRFHRISGLSSHRKLKHHTTKQQQEHFSNIIISDEEEDDDGDANVNDFMKFSILESSL, translated from the exons ATGAGTAATGCTAATATATTAGCAGAGCTTAAACCGTGTGGATATATTTTGGCCACCAGACAGTACAAGTACTTTGCATTAAAATGTATTCATTGTGATAAAAAATATGGGCATTGGGATGCGTTTTTGCaacatttaaaacaacaacataatgaTATCGAAGATGAGGCACACTGGCTTTACGAATGCACAGAAGAAACGCTGTCACCAGCACGAGAACATAGTGAGGAAAACTCTTTAGAATATCTGGCCGAAACCCTAGTAGCCAAAGAAAAGGAAGAACCCAATAGCGTTTTTATATTGGATGATAAAAGTGATGCTATTGACGTTGAAGATAATTtgctaaataaaaatgaaatagagGCAAATGTCTTCGCAGAGGATACAGAAGATGTTGTGCTCTCCAATAGAGAAAGCAGCCCAACTCCAACATGTTGCTCTTCAAATGACACGCTAGAAGATCCACACGATCAATTGAGTAATAACAGTGTTACAGTCGAggaactcaaaattttaaag atttcaattaatttaaaaattgactCTGAAGTCACGGCACTGCTCATCacaatatatagaaattttccAACATTATGGCTTTTGGATAAAAACTCAACCAATaccaataaagtaaaatttcggGAAATGTTGAAATCACTTACAGcgcacaatatacatatatctatggaTGACTTAGAGGAATCGCTCACACAATTGCATCTGCAATATTGTGATATATCGAGCAGGTTAGAAGAAGGCATAGAAATCTCAGATATTGAAGAGAAATATTACGAAATGTGTTCATTTCTGAAACCGTATAATAAACCACATTTCGTGGTAAatgcagaagaaagtgatgagtctGAAAGCGTGCATGAAGAAAATGATAAG TTTATAGATGATAATGATTTCAACGAAGGCTCACCAAGTGGATATGGCACTTCAGATGGCGAGGCATTTCAAAGTAAATTGATTGAAACA caAACACTTGTCCGCTTTTCGACGCGTAATAAAATTACCTCAGATTTTATACAATGCCTCCATGAACAGCACTGCCTATGGAACTCACAAGATCCAGCCTATAATGATCCAAAAGAGCGTTTACAAGCAATTAATAAGTTGAAAGATTATTTTTACGCTAACTACAGCATACCGCTTACGGAGGCAAAAATTACAACGGAAATAAGACGTTTGTACAGCTTTTATAAGAGATGTGTGGTTACGCGTAACACCTTGAATGTCAATCGTAAATATTACTTTGAGCGTTGCGCATTTCTCGCAGATTCAGAATTGGATGAAATGCTCGCAAAACGTAGTTACACGCATCGT AAAATCTCATTTACAACAATCGATGATTTTACGCttggcttcattgacttttgcgCCATGCATCCGGTGCTGTGGAACAAAAACGATCCCAACTACTCCGTTTTGAATGTACGTCGCCAGGCGTACGACGAAATTGCAaagaatttacaacaaatatacaatgTTGAATTGAATAATGAAGAGATATATTACGCGATTTCACGCCTCAAGCATCACTACTATATGTTGCAACGTAAGCAGCTACTAAACGGTACCCTAAACAATCTGGAGCAGGAGTTCTTGGAGCGCTGTAACTTCTTACCAACATCAAATAACAATTTGCAATGTTTAATTTGTGAACGCATATTGCGCAGTTATACCACCTTACAAACACATCTCTTGAAAGAGCATAATATTGGTGAACTGCCACATAAATGTGAATATTGTGAACAACGTTTTGAACGCCGAGCTTTGAAAGTGGAGCATGAAGTGCGTGCGCATACCAAAAAATACGAATGGTTTTGCTCATTTTGTGCCAAAGGCTTTGCGACGCGTCGAGACATGGAAATGCACAAATTGGTGCATACCGGTGAGCATCGTAGTGTTTGTGAACATTGCGGCAAGGGTTTTCGCCTTAAACATCAAATGACCGAGCATGTGAAGATCATGCACGAACGTTTGAAACGCTTCAAGTGCACCATGTGCCCGAAGGACTTCTTTCGTAAACGTCAACTGGACGATCATATACGTTCACATTTGAATATACGTGataaaatttgtgatatttGCGGCAAAGGTTTCACCAATATACATGGACTTTTACGCCACAAGCAATTGCATTCGGATGTAAAGAAATATGAGTGTAATATGTGCGGCAAGCGTTTTCATCGTATATCGGGTTTGAGTTCACATAGAAAACTAAAGCATCATActactaaacaacaacaagagcattTTTCGAATATTATAATAAGCGACGAAGAAGAGGATGATGACGGCGATGCTAACG TAaatgattttatgaaattttcaattttagaaAGTTCACTTTGA